GTCCGAGTCGGTGACGAGGACGGAGGCGGCCATCGGGTCGTGCTCGGCCTGGCTGATGAGGTCGGCGGCGACGTGCACGGGGTCGGCGGTGGAGTCCGCGAGGATCGCGATCTCCGTCGGGCCGGCCTCGGCGTCGATGCCGATGCGGCCCTTGAGGAGGCGCTTGGCGGCGGCCACGTAGATGTTGCCGGGGCCGGTGACCAGGTTGACGGGGGCGCAGCCGGGCTCGCCGGCGGTGGCCGTGGTGCCGAGGGTCCCGTACGCGAACATGGCGATGGCCTGGGCGCCGCCGGCGGCGTAGACCTCGTCGACGCCGAGCAGGGCGCAGGCGGCGAGGATCGTCGGGTGCGGGAGGCCGCCGAACTCCTTCTGCGGGGGCGAGGCGATGGCCACGCCCTCGACGCCGGCCTCCTGGGCCGGGACGACGTTCATCACGACGGAGGACGGGTAGACGGAGCGGCCGCCCGGCACGTACAGACCGACGCGCTCGACGGGGATCCACTTCTCGGTGACCGTGCCGCCGGGGACGACCTGGGTGGTGTGGGTGGTGCGGCGCTGCTCGCGGTGGACGAGCCGGGCGCGCCGGATGGACTCCTCGAGGGCGGCGCGGACGGCCGGGTCGAGCTCGTCGAGGGCGCGGCCGATCGCCTCGGCGGGGACGCGCAGGCTGTCGACGCGGACGCCGTCGAATTTCTCCCCGTAGTCGATCACCGCCGCTGCGCCATGATGCCGTACGTCCTCGCAGATCGGCCGCACCTTCTCCAGGGCGGCTTCCACGTCGAACTCGGCACGGGGCAGCAGGTCGCGCAGTGCGGAACCCTCGGGGAGGGTCTCGCCGCGCAGATCGATTCGAGAGATCACGGGTCAATTCTCTCAGACGGCCCTCAGCGTCGGTCGCCCGTATCACTGGCTGATACACACCACGGTGGCGTCTCCTCGCCACTCCTGACCGTTAGCGTTCAGCCCGTCACAGCGCGGGAAGAACGACTGTACGAATCCACGAATCCCGGAAAGCGGAGTCGTGGGAGCGCATCGGGGAGAGCGAGGGGGCGGCAGTGACCGAGCCGCACGAGGACGGGATGCCGGAAGGTCTCACGGGTCCGGAGCGGGCCGTGTGGCGGGCGTTCCGGATCGGCAGGACCTGCGATCTGACGGAGGGGATCGCGGAGCGGGACGACCCCTTCGGGGGACGGGAGTGGGGAGAGGAGCGGAGCGTCCGCGCCGATGTGGTGGCGCTGCTGCTGCTCGACGGGCCGCCGGCCCGGTCCGGGCGGGTGGCCGCGCTGAAACTGCGCGGGGTCAGGATCACCGGCGTGCTGAACCTGGCGGGCGGGACGATAGGGCCGTACGTGGAGCTGCACGGCTGCCGGTTCGACGGCGAGGTGGTGCTGCCCGAGGCCCGGTTCGGCACGCTGCGGATGGTGGAGTGCGCGCTGCCGCGCCTGGAGGCGGCCCGGCTGCACACGGAGGGGGACCTGCACCTGCCGCGCTGCCGGGTGCGCCGGGGCATCCGGCTGACGGACGCCCAGATCGGCACGGACCTGCTGATCAACCAGATCCAGGTGTGGCCGGACCGGCGGGGGCGGGCGATCACGGCGGACGGGATGGTGGTCGCCCAGGACGTCCAGGCCGAGCTGATCGAGACCCACGGGGAGCTGAGCCTGCGCGGGGCGAAGGTCGGGGTCTCGCTCAGCCTGCGGGGCAGCGTGCTGCGCGGGGCGCAGGGCCGCCGCGCGCTGAACGCCCCGCAGCTGACGGTGGAGCGCTCGCTCTACCTGAACGCGGCCTGGGTGTACGAGGAGTCGGGGAGCTCGGGCCGGACGGGGAACACCACGGCCACGCCGCCGTACGGGGTGACGCCCGCCCAGGGCACCCGGCGCAAGCCGGTGGAGTGCCACGGCGGGGTGCGGCTCGACGACGGCCGGTTCGGTGACGCGGTGGACCTGCACAGCGCCCGGTTCCTGCTGAACGGCGCGCGCCGGGACGAGCTGTCGCTGCGCCGGATCGTCACCCCGGAGCTCCGGTTCAACGGCGAGCGGCCGGAGGAGGGAAGGGTGGTGCTCAACGGCGCGAAGGTCGTCACCCTGATCGACCTGTCGACAAGCTGGCCCGGGCCCGGCGGTCTCGCGATGGGCGGCTTCGTCTACGAGAACCTCGTGCCGTACGGGCACTTCCCGCTGGCCCGGCGCCTGGAGTGGGTGGCTGCGGCGACCCCGGAGTACGCCCCGGAGCCCTATGAGCGGCTCGCGACGGTGCTGCGGAACAGCGGCGAGGACGCGGACGCCCGTGAGGTGCTGCTCGCCAAGCAGCGGCGCAGACGAGAGACCCTGCCGATCGCGGGGAAGCTGTGGGGGTACCTCCAGGACTGGACGGTGGCGTACGGCTACCGGCCGGGCCGGGCGGCGCTGTGGATGGCCGTGCTGTGGGCGGCGGGCACGGTCGCCTTCTCCCACTACCGCCCGATCGCGCTCAAGGCGGACGAGGCGCCCGAGTGGAACGGCACGCTGTACGCCCTCGATCTGCTGCTGCCCGTGATCAACCTCGGGCAGGACGGCTACTGGCGGCT
This is a stretch of genomic DNA from Streptomyces sp. R44. It encodes these proteins:
- the hisD gene encoding histidinol dehydrogenase; translated protein: MISRIDLRGETLPEGSALRDLLPRAEFDVEAALEKVRPICEDVRHHGAAAVIDYGEKFDGVRVDSLRVPAEAIGRALDELDPAVRAALEESIRRARLVHREQRRTTHTTQVVPGGTVTEKWIPVERVGLYVPGGRSVYPSSVVMNVVPAQEAGVEGVAIASPPQKEFGGLPHPTILAACALLGVDEVYAAGGAQAIAMFAYGTLGTTATAGEPGCAPVNLVTGPGNIYVAAAKRLLKGRIGIDAEAGPTEIAILADSTADPVHVAADLISQAEHDPMAASVLVTDSDELAAATEAELKTQVAASKHVDDRIVPALAGRQSAIVLVRDLADGLKVVDAYGAEHLEIQTADAAAVADRVRNAGAIFVGPWAPVSLGDYCAGSNHVLPTGGCACHSSGLSVQSFLRGVHIVDYTRDALADVAHHVVTLAEAEDLPAHGAAIKARFGWKVPQQ
- a CDS encoding oxidoreductase is translated as MTEPHEDGMPEGLTGPERAVWRAFRIGRTCDLTEGIAERDDPFGGREWGEERSVRADVVALLLLDGPPARSGRVAALKLRGVRITGVLNLAGGTIGPYVELHGCRFDGEVVLPEARFGTLRMVECALPRLEAARLHTEGDLHLPRCRVRRGIRLTDAQIGTDLLINQIQVWPDRRGRAITADGMVVAQDVQAELIETHGELSLRGAKVGVSLSLRGSVLRGAQGRRALNAPQLTVERSLYLNAAWVYEESGSSGRTGNTTATPPYGVTPAQGTRRKPVECHGGVRLDDGRFGDAVDLHSARFLLNGARRDELSLRRIVTPELRFNGERPEEGRVVLNGAKVVTLIDLSTSWPGPGGLAMGGFVYENLVPYGHFPLARRLEWVAAATPEYAPEPYERLATVLRNSGEDADAREVLLAKQRRRRETLPIAGKLWGYLQDWTVAYGYRPGRAALWMAVLWAAGTVAFSHYRPIALKADEAPEWNGTLYALDLLLPVINLGQDGYWRLEGIWQWAAAALILLGWILATTVAAGATRLLRRG